One Pararge aegeria chromosome 4, ilParAegt1.1, whole genome shotgun sequence DNA segment encodes these proteins:
- the LOC120623268 gene encoding apoptosis regulatory protein Siva-like: protein MAKRSNPYSEDYIQQSKTHVGLKQFNNNEDRLKKVYEKTLQLLFKGAKKTLQNELLQCSDVSSTEKKDGMKFKQLFISKNGGLVHSGTLPIEKNVVTQHCACNSLAAENCTYCEIDLCAACRHQCTACQLVHCSKCSLIGSEGSEICVSCYS, encoded by the exons ATGGCTAAAAGATCTAATCCTTACAGCGAGGATTACATACAGCAAAGCAAGACTCACGTTGGACTAAAGCAATTTAATAACAATGAGGATAGGCTGAAAAAAGTTTATG AAAAAACATTGCAGCTGTTGTTTAAGGGAGCAAAGAAAACACTGCAAAATGAGCTATTGCAATGCTCTGATGTAAGCTCTACTGAGAAGAAAGATGGCATGAAGTTTAAGCAACTCTTCATCAGCAAGAATGGTGGACTTGTGCATTCTGGAACTTTG CCCATAGAGAAGAATGTTGTGACACAACATTGTGCCTGCAACAGCCTCGCGGCAGAGAACTGCACCTACTGTGAGATTGATCTGTGTGCTGCGTGCCGGCACCAGTGCACAGCGTGCCAGCTGGTACACTGTTCGAAGTGTTCCTTAATTGG GTCAGAGGGATCAGAAATATGTGTTTCATGTTACAGTTGA